The stretch of DNA TGAGTTGGGCCATAtttgaagttcactttggcagtcctgaaggcaagtcaaaggtttctaagttcaatgcacatgagccggaaacggcgatactgaagggtgactgtatatagttttgtaaactgtttataatgatgatggtgaaagattttAGGTACAAGtggagcctattttcattacatttgtgttatcatttttagggttacttgtctacatttattcatcaaacggatgtttcgagtattgattcaaacgTGTAGtcaaactcgacctgatttaACCTAATGTTACCTCCCTGGTCTGACGCATAATGCAGGGATGTATGCCTGAAGGCGCGTTGGAATTTAGTAAAGAAGTTTGTGTCCGCCCATTCAGGAATGCCAAGTTCGTATcggtgcatgtttttgaatgccaacattcttgttatttcatgttttcaacaacactttcaatttttactccactATCGattccattaaacttgacatttttaaacgaaggaaatgaatatgaatgaaattacacttacctctaccttaagttgaagtttggcaaatggtagtttaacaaaatgtacgcatcacttttgccaatccagggtaaggttgcatcaattgtgaatctgaaccttccgaatcatctaaattattatatttcacggtcgtagagactatagaattaaaaaaatcttgcacccgatttattttcttgctgagttcaacaataatgaagtaaatagataacacaggaaaagccgccttgggggtgaactgaagaaccacagtacaatggaaacgacgttttgggaacaaaaatctcatgcgcgtactcttctattatagtggctctagagCTGTCCAACTTTCAGTGATAACCCTTGGCACAAAGATGaacaaaaactaaaaataaGGTGAACATTCATCACTCCGTATAATGGCTCGCTCACTTAAAATTCACGGATAGGACAATATCttcacaaaatttgaacatcaAGAACACTCCCTGTGTACAGTTGACTTGATAGCTCCTTGGTCTTCAGTGATTGGTCATCAACGATTGTTCTGGGCCTTTACACAATGAATATTCAGCGAACTTTAAAGTTTGTGAAAACATTCTAAACTCTTTGCCATTGGACCTCATTATTGAGTGATCAGGTGCTGAAGGCCGGTGCACGGTACCTATCCTCAAGAAAACTGTTCATTGTAGAGCACTGGCTGCATATTATCACTTGGGTCAAATAAGTATAAAACCAGCCAAAGACCAACAACTCGGTGCAAAGACATTGTTGAACACAGCACGAATACAATAAGGGTTACCATCATTTCAGGCTGCATCATTTCAAGACCTTGAAAATAAGCATTTGATTGGTTTAGCATTTCTGTTAAGAAGTAGTGTGAGCTTTCACAGAAAAAAAGGACTTCCAATCATTCTAAAATTTCAACATAATACTGTCGATATTGACATTTAATTAGCTTGAGAATATCAGAATCATGCTTTGTTTGAAAGTAACACCTTGAAACCATGATTGACCCCATTAACATAAAAGAATTTTGGTTATTTCTTGTTCTCAATAAGGCTCAATAGGACTATTAATTAGGTCTGGCCCTCGTTCAATATACAGTAGTAGCTTGTGTTGTCTGCCAGATGTCTGGGTCTAAGCTTCACGTTGGCCGATCGCTCAGAGGGCGGTGGCAGCAGATGGCGCCGCTTGCTGTCCAGTAGATCCATTCTTTGCGTTCTTTGCCTTACGTCTAGGACCTGGGGACGATGTGCAGGTGCGTGGCACAAGGCCGTCCAGCGAGCCCATCAATGTATGATAATGACCTTTTCAGTTTAGATACATTCAAGATTACTGACCCCACATATCCAATAAATGCCaatcatcatttgaaaaatgatagAAACTTTGACGCGAATATGGCTTTGCCACAGGATTTGCATGCTTATGCTGGGCTGGCTATATATTCTCAGGGTGGCTTCCGTTCGAGGCACGCTAGAATTCAGCTGACTTGTGTCGATGTGTACGCCTGACGTAGGCTGGGCCCATTAAGCCACTGTGtgaccaattttgagctcacGAACTAACTTAAAACTGAAttcttggaaaatattttgagcgCGGAACACGAAGGAATAGCTGGGGACCCACCCCATCAGCTCATCTTTGGGTGGTCCATCAAATCATGTACCAGACTGGGCCTGCCCAGCGTTCAATTATGAACCATATGATCGGATGCCGACGGTTGGCTTTTGTCACACAAAAAGCGTGTGAAAAATTTGACTTGACGCCTAATCTCACGTCATGGCGAGCAGTTAATACTGGAGCAGGCTGGGTGGGGTCCACTGTTTTAGTTCAACCTCGGGTGTGGGCACTCATTGGCCTAATCGGACGGGCCCAGGCATGGCCGCTGGATCcgatttggccaccctgatgCGATCggaaaagtgggaaaaatcTTGGAGCAGCTAAAGAAGGCCTGTGGTCAAGACTGACAAGACTGTCAAGACCCGCTCGAGCTGAACGAACGACCTTCTGAGATTCTGAGATTGGCCACTCACTGGTCGGACCATCGGGCCCATCCGTGACCATGGGCGAGATCTTACTCGAGAGCGAAGGCGGTCCCACGAGCGGCGGCGATCCGGCCCCGTCGGACGACTGGAATCTGAGCCTGAAGATCCTGCCCTTGACGTACGATTTGCATCAAAAGCACGGCCTGCGGCACAACGATTATCAGCGCTATCGGGGCTATTGCGCCCGCCGGATCGCCCGCGTGCGGCAAGCCGTCAAACTGGTGCAGGGCGAGAAGCGCAAGTACACGGCCAAGCCCGTCACGTTGACCACGGTCCGGGCCTTGGGTGGCGAGCCCAAGACGCTGGAGATCCCGCTCATGACCACCGAACGGGCCTGGGCCTACGCCATGCAGGTCAGTCCGTCCCTCCCTCCGTTTTTCCCCTATTCATTTGTGGATTGAGAGGCACTGATTGAGGCATCCACGACCGAGAAAGGTCATTAGGTCACTAACACGCCAACAAAAATCGGCCGAGCTTCATGCCTCGTTGTGGACAGGCCCCGGTTGAAAAGTAGCCGTAGATAGTTGATTGAGCTGAGCCTCGATACAACGAGATAGATAGATACACGGGATGTCTGAACGGCAATCCGCCAAGCCGTTATGAAATTTGGAACGGATCAGGTCAGATAGTTGAGTCCGTCCTGACCCATGGGTCAAAACTGGCTGGGGTTGGCCCGGTTCGAGCGTCTCAGATCTCACTAACCGGGAGCCCTGACCTTTTCAGCTCAAGTTTGAGATGAATTCGGAGCCGCGCAAGAAGTACCACATGATCAGTCGGCTGCGAAAAGCCACCCAAGAAGCGGCCGCCTTGGAGAGCCTCATTATGAGTGCGCCCGGGGCCGACGCCCGCACCAAGCTCGAGGCCCAAGCCTATCACGCCTGGATCCGGGGCACTTACCTGTTCGAGCGCCAGGACTGGCCGGCCGCCATGGACGCCCTGACCTTGGCCCGCACCATCTACGAGAAGCTCAGTCTAGCCTTGAACGAGGATGAAGCCAGCCTGTATCAGCAGCGCATGGCCGATATCGTGCCCAGTTTGCGTTTCTGCGCCTACAACTCGGGCGACCAAATTGCCAAACGCGATCTGCTCCAGATGCGTGGCGGTCCCGGAGGCTTAGGCACACACGTGGAGGAGCTCATCAATCAGACGCGCGAGGAGCAGGCCGCCACCTTGCAGTCCGTCACTTGGCGCCAACGCCAGATGGCCGTCAAGCACGAGAAGGTGCGGCTGTTTCTGCTCCGGGAGCAGGAGTTCGCCCAGGAGCTCCAGAAGAATGCCGACTCGGTCGATGGGCAAGTCGAGGCCTATGAGTCCTTGCTCATGGACTGTAAGGACGCTATTCAGGTGCTCCGGGACGAATTGTTGGAGGATCCCAACTTTCGTCAACGACAGCAAACCCATGAAGGGCCAGTCTCGGCCAGTCACTTCTTGTACACATATCTCTTGTTCATGAAGTAAGTTGGTtcttgggggggggaggagggtgcgtgtgtgtgtgtgtgtgagtgaaaAGATGGGGCCGACACCTAATGAACGGTTACTTCTGTAGGTCCACCCGAACGATTGAGAGAAATCTGGTGATGTTGACCCAGATGCGGGATGTTTTGGACGGACGCCAGCCCCAGCCTGCCAAGCCCGTCAAACCCCAGGATTTGATCCGGCTCTACGAGACCATCATTCAACATCTGACGGATATGCCCCTTTTGGCCGGCTTGGAAGAGGACTTGGCTTTCAAGCACGAGATTGAGGCTCAGGTGGTGTTTTACCAAGCATGGCGCTGCTTCTTCATTGCCTTGTCATTCTTGTCGGCCCAAAAGTGGCCCGAAGCCATGGCACTCTTCCAACGAGCTACGCACCACGCCCAAAAGGCCCAGGCCAACCAGAATCTGGAGAGTGCTTTACGCTCAGAAGTGGGCGAGTTGGTGGCTGCCATTGAAAGTCGCCAGTTCATGGCTCATGCCAACTCGATTCTCGATTCCGAAGAGGTCGCGCAAGATGCATCTCAAGCGGATTCGGAGAATTTGACGGCCCTGGTCGATCGATTGGATGCCTACTACGAGGATCCGCAACTCCTGAAAGGTAACGCACGGTAGTGCCTGAGCCCGTCCCTTGCTTTTCTAACAATTTGCCCAACTTTAGTACAAAAGAAACCAACAACTTGGTTTTGCTTCGCAAATCAAGGCTAATCCAATCACCTTTAAAAGGCTTGAACCTTACgtggtcaattcatgacgaaCTTAGGCCCGCTTGTGACGAAATCCTTTGagtctggccaatttctccaaattcgagaaaaaaaagactatCTAGATTGAGCTCGAACTCGAGCCTGGACTCACCCTTGCACTACCAATTACCCCTATTCATGCTTTAGTTTCAAAATCCATTTGCCTGACATGGCTTCTTTTTTCCCTCTAGGCAAGCCCAATCTGGTTGACTTTCCGCCCAACTTCGCTCCTATTCCCTGCAAGCCTTTGTTCTTCGACTTAGCCCGTGAGCGTTTGGAGTTCCCCAACTTGAATGATCGTTTGGCCACGCCCTCTGGAGGTCAGCAAGCCGGTGGCGCTTCGGGTGGATGGTTAGGCGGATGGTTAGGATGgggtggaaaaaagtgaacggttCCCATCTTCTGGCTTTCCCAGGATTGACAATATGGAATgatgaaatgatcaaaacaTAGTGGATCAATTTCTATTATATGAATGCATTTCACAGTTTCATATTAAAAGCATCATTGATAAACTCGTTGATAAtattgttgttggttgttATATTATGATGATTTTTGTAGTTCTTGTTATTATGCCTCGCCCCGAATCTTGAGGTCTTCACATTTCACTCCTAGGCACATCAAAGCTTCGATCAGCAATATGAAGTTGGATTGGTTGATGTACGAATGAACGGATAAATGAGGGCTGTAGGGAAGGGGGAAACCGCTTGTCCTTGGCAGGGGTTCGAGAGATACGATGTGTGTGGGCCATTGAACGGTGAAAGGACTCGCCAACCCTCGGAAATCTCGAAATCTCGGTTTTCCCAAAGCACTTCACATGAGCCGATTAATATCGATGGAGTATCGGGTATGAAGCATCAGAAGAAACGCAAGAATGGCGATGTCAGCACTAAGTGCCTGAGACACTTTGAATCCGCTTCTAAAGCGAGATTCAAATCGTTGATATGGGTCGTCTTCTGCTTCCGAAGATGATACGAATGGTGgaattcaatatcaaataaTGCGCTGGAACTTGATTTCCTACGGCAATCCAAACTCCAGTCTTAACAAGGTACTTGTTCGAAAGGCACCCACTCAACCGTGACGGAGGAATGTTATCGGATGAAGGTATCGGCATCGGCCCATAACTCTTGCATCTTTCGGAATTGCTGAAATCGGATTCACCGTACGATTATACGTTTTGTTAGTATTCAATGTTCGAACAAACTCCTACTCGTCTCAGGTAGTAGACAAGAATTAGCCAAATCAGACAATCAATCAAACATACCTCCTCGAGCCATTGTTCGTTGGCTAGAAGTTCGTTCAATATCTTTGTGGTCTCGACTTGAGGCGTGGACCTCTTCTTTGATTCCACCACTTCATTGCATATGGAAAACATGCGGTGTTTCAAGTGCTGGAGCTTATGATAGAGGTAGGCAAGACGGCAACACCGCGAACAAACTGAGAAATTCTgcagagagagggagagagagagagaaaacaaaCGACATGCTTTGATCAACCTTGCTTCTTTTAGGTCTCCCTTTTTTATCGGCTTACTCACCCTATTGAGACTGGCATCTTCATTGGGCGGTACCGTCTTCAACGTGTTTGCGTTATAAGGCTGTCCGTACATTTGTAGCATTGTAATCGAACGATCAGTATCACAAGCACCGCATTTTAACTCCTGGATCAAAGCAGAGATAGACGATTAAAGAGGGTTTTGGGCCTTTGGATCTTTTGCTTTACAGTACCAGAGAAGGCGCGGATCCTAAATCATTAATGCATGGCCAAGTATCGATGGCCAATTGGAACGTTCTGGTCCAACTGTTGCCACTCATGATTTTGTCCTTTCTTAGCAAGGTCACAGAATCGACCTTTTCAATATTCGGCACGAAGTAGTCATCTGCAGACAAACATCAATATGAGATTGGGTTTCCAGAAGATTTCGTCTCCCCCAATGTCAAACTGAGACCCTGTTACCTTGATCCTGGAACACCTCGTGAAGAAAGTTTCCATCCAAACATTGCGATATTAATGCCTGTATGTAGACCTCGAACGGCTCTTGGAACTGACTCGTTTCATTGAGCGATCGCTTCCTCAACGTTCTGAAAGCGCCAATTGCTCAATATCATTAGCTTGTGCTCTTTCTTGATACGtaaattttaattgaaaatgaacactTACGGATCAGGTTGTTTGATGGCACTTGGATGAATGGACTTTTGAATGATCTTGACTGtgctttcatttttggatGCGACAATGAACTTCACAGCCACAGACGCATAGTTAGAGTGGTTAACAGCCGAGAAACCCGAGAATAGACTGGCCGACTTGTGATACCATTGACCTGGCGCCTCGCCCTGAATGGGGTTGTACCTTTGCAACAACGTCTTGCTATCTAACCTGAAACACGGAAAACAAAGCGAATACTTAATGTAATGGTTGCGTAAAAGCTACCCATTTGGCTCATAAGGTCGGACGAAGGCCTTTCTTGTCAAGGAAAAGGTAAGAACAAATCGAAGACCATGGGGTCCTGAAACTACGTGGAGATCACCAACTCACCGCCAAATAGGAGCACTATCCCGGTGAAGATCTGATTTGAGGATCATAAAGTCGCCAATGCTGAACTCCGCTCGATCAGGCAACAACTTGGTGGGAGAGGGTAGCGAATCGTATTTCTGCTTATTAAAGCCACTATTGGATTGAACCCCAATACCAACTGAGCCCACAGCACTGGCCGTAATTCCACTACCTCCTACACCCTTCTTTTCATCCCCATCGTCTTCCATGGCTCGGAGATCATCGGCACCCAGCTTATTGCCCCCAAATCCTCCGGCAGCCTTGTCCTTGTCTTTGAAAGGAGTCCATGTGGCATCTTCGTCGGAATCGGAGAGATCCAACCCCGGGATGTCATCGTCATCCGGCTCTTGATTGAGGTATTTGCGGGAGGCGTTAGAGGCATTCTCCTTGGCTTTGCGCCGAGATCGCTCGCGTTTAGGTAAGACCGTGGCAACTACTGTCGAGTGAAAGAATCAAAAgcaagatttattttttaagTTATAACTGAACGGTGAGTAGTATAGCCCGCCTGTGTGGCTCACTTCTTATCCTAAGGTGCTTTCTATTTGACACACTTACGATCTTCGGACAGATGGTCCTCCTCGCCTAAATCGGCGAATTTGGACTTCTTGGCACGGTTGGTTGTACTCGAGGATGAGCGAGCTCGATGGTTGTTCGTTCCCATGGACCTAGATCCTCCCATGGATTGACCCGAAGATCGTCCATAATTCCGCGACATGGAGGAGTGGGGTCGATTGCTCGACTTAGGCGTGTACGGTGGGATGTAGGCCTTTTTACCTGGAAGCACTTGAGGCGGAGGCGCCTCGGTGACCGTCTCAGGCTTGGGATGCACAATCTCGCCCTTGAGAAACTTCTCAAAGGCTTGTAAGAACGGAGATTGAGGGATCTTTCCCGACAGCCCTATGGTCGACGGCTGGAGAATGACATTGCACGGAGGAGGCAAGTTCATGAGGAAGCCCATGTCTTCCTCGGGTGACACGCATAATACTCTCTGTTTCCCTAAAGGATTGgactcgtcgtcctcgtcatcACGATGAAGGC from Tigriopus californicus strain San Diego chromosome 3, Tcal_SD_v2.1, whole genome shotgun sequence encodes:
- the LOC131878513 gene encoding signal recognition particle subunit SRP68-like — encoded protein: MGEILLESEGGPTSGGDPAPSDDWNLSLKILPLTYDLHQKHGLRHNDYQRYRGYCARRIARVRQAVKLVQGEKRKYTAKPVTLTTVRALGGEPKTLEIPLMTTERAWAYAMQLKFEMNSEPRKKYHMISRLRKATQEAAALESLIMSAPGADARTKLEAQAYHAWIRGTYLFERQDWPAAMDALTLARTIYEKLSLALNEDEASLYQQRMADIVPSLRFCAYNSGDQIAKRDLLQMRGGPGGLGTHVEELINQTREEQAATLQSVTWRQRQMAVKHEKVRLFLLREQEFAQELQKNADSVDGQVEAYESLLMDCKDAIQVLRDELLEDPNFRQRQQTHEGPVSASHFLYTYLLFMKSTRTIERNLVMLTQMRDVLDGRQPQPAKPVKPQDLIRLYETIIQHLTDMPLLAGLEEDLAFKHEIEAQVVFYQAWRCFFIALSFLSAQKWPEAMALFQRATHHAQKAQANQNLESALRSEVGELVAAIESRQFMAHANSILDSEEVAQDASQADSENLTALVDRLDAYYEDPQLLKGKPNLVDFPPNFAPIPCKPLFFDLARERLEFPNLNDRLATPSGGQQAGGASGGWLGGWLGWGGKK
- the LOC131878511 gene encoding uncharacterized protein LOC131878511, which gives rise to MDPSSWSSYYNRLPGQVPHQPNVNDNAANALPSGYGSAAQHPFILAQHLRDAAAAHEAQISQYQNIGLSPALVQAAASNKSHLHQQALANLNMRESVVVSRENPRENFLTPPQTPVSTWKTTGSMVNSVIVPEPHKPDPRLIVNNVMRGSHVSVSSASGMPLERQMYVHPDFLANGNGAALSLNNGSAGGRPNVMRQAVELKTSQPIFPGQPPPASSSARDKSSPSFSAQPPPRQSSQVPSRSATATILANRTAFPGQAPPSNFRDAGFLNDIGQRQSPQLAQQQQPSPQYYNNPSPQNVASPQGVSYILQQQQQQQQQQQQQQQSQSQSQPHEQQFTNYSQSHHQAVAAVAVASGKRSGQPSRPRQTTANRSNSKQKQLAQQQQQQQQQQQQLQQQQLQQQQQQQQQQQQQHQQQLQQQQIQLQQQHQQQLHREQQDIGLARLGALGALADLNDGGNSDLLEVVPSTINYEDITGIGGGGSSHQFNQALQRHERGKSEQKSSHNWLNRASELLDLSSGDNRDNGAHAGHGGDSEFVQQGGQQGQGGFIPQIVMNPWDPNQAPVMTLAPLANAMQAYHQQMLTMQQQQQQQTQGQVDGGLHRDDEDDESNPLGKQRVLCVSPEEDMGFLMNLPPPCNVILQPSTIGLSGKIPQSPFLQAFEKFLKGEIVHPKPETVTEAPPPQVLPGKKAYIPPYTPKSSNRPHSSMSRNYGRSSGQSMGGSRSMGTNNHRARSSSSTTNRAKKSKFADLGEEDHLSEDLVATVLPKRERSRRKAKENASNASRKYLNQEPDDDDIPGLDLSDSDEDATWTPFKDKDKAAGGFGGNKLGADDLRAMEDDGDEKKGVGGSGITASAVGSVGIGVQSNSGFNKQKYDSLPSPTKLLPDRAEFSIGDFMILKSDLHRDSAPIWRLDSKTLLQRYNPIQGEAPGQWYHKSASLFSGFSAVNHSNYASVAVKFIVASKNESTVKIIQKSIHPSAIKQPDPTLRKRSLNETSQFQEPFEVYIQALISQCLDGNFLHEVFQDQDDYFVPNIEKVDSVTLLRKDKIMSGNSWTRTFQLAIDTWPCINDLGSAPSLELKCGACDTDRSITMLQMYGQPYNANTLKTVPPNEDASLNRNFSVCSRCCRLAYLYHKLQHLKHRMFSICNEVVESKKRSTPQVETTKILNELLANEQWLEEQFRKMQELWADADTFIR